From the genome of Pseudomonadota bacterium:
ACTGCGATGGCGAGATTGGCCGGCGCCATCGCCGCGACCGTGGCGAGTGAGCCGATACCCATCAGCATCTCGCCATCGCCCGTGATCACGAGGACACGACGCCGTGGTTGCGCGAGCGCGAGACCGAGACCCACCGACACCGCCGTGCCCATGCCGCCCCACAGGTAGAAATTGTGCACATGATCGCCGCACGCGGCGACATCCCAGGTGGTGCCGCCGAGTCCCGTCACCACCAGCAGCGCGCCGCGCTCGCGGAGCAGTTCATCGACGACCGCGCGCCGGTCGAGCAGTGTCGCGTCGTTCA
Proteins encoded in this window:
- a CDS encoding aldehyde dehydrogenase, giving the protein MNDATLLDRRAVVDELLRERGALLVVTGLGGTTWDVAACGDHVHNFYLWGGMGTAVSVGLGLALAQPRRRVLVITGDGEMLMGIGSLATVAAMAPANLAIAVIDNRRYGETGGQLTHTAMATRLAVMARGAGIENAVTLTTLDEVAAFRTRFTTTAGPHFADIEVAAANAGMVLPPRDGVVVKHRFRTALLEGHRP